One Sphaerisporangium krabiense DNA segment encodes these proteins:
- a CDS encoding phosphotransferase, whose amino-acid sequence MRVGDTVRRPMGPSSPAVHALLRHLESVRFEGAPRVLGIDDRGREVLSYVPGQAATRPLAPHVVTDEALARLGRLVRRFHDAVSTFVPPSDAVWVDGSGDDAEPELVGHCDITPENVVFRGSTPWALIDFDMARPTTRLFDVVTTLRHWAPIADPIDRDPAHRMVDVGRRIRVFCDAYGLEGRDRRRLLELSRLRFGRSYVAMRARAIEDGGGWARMWEGGAGERIRRAADWLDANWDELESHLH is encoded by the coding sequence GTGCGCGTAGGCGACACCGTGCGGCGGCCGATGGGGCCGTCGAGTCCCGCGGTTCACGCTCTGCTGCGCCACCTGGAGTCCGTGCGTTTCGAGGGCGCGCCGCGGGTGCTCGGTATTGACGACCGGGGCAGGGAAGTTCTTTCGTACGTCCCCGGCCAGGCGGCCACGCGTCCGCTGGCCCCGCACGTGGTGACGGACGAGGCGTTGGCTCGGCTCGGGCGGCTGGTGCGTCGGTTTCATGATGCGGTGTCCACGTTCGTTCCGCCTTCTGACGCGGTCTGGGTGGACGGGTCGGGGGACGACGCGGAGCCCGAGCTGGTCGGCCACTGCGACATCACCCCGGAGAACGTCGTCTTCCGCGGCAGCACGCCCTGGGCTCTCATCGACTTCGACATGGCGCGCCCGACGACCCGCCTGTTCGACGTCGTCACCACCCTGCGCCACTGGGCCCCGATCGCCGACCCCATCGATCGCGATCCGGCGCACCGCATGGTGGACGTCGGCAGGCGCATCCGCGTCTTCTGCGACGCTTACGGGCTGGAGGGGCGCGACCGCCGCCGGCTGCTGGAGCTGAGCAGGCTCCGTTTCGGTCGCTCGTATGTCGCCATGCGGGCGCGGGCGATCGAGGACGGCGGGGGCTGGGCCCGCATGTGGGAGGGCGGCGCGGGGGAGCGCATCCGGAGGGCCGCCGACTGGCTGGACGCCAACTGGGACGAGCTGGAGTCCCACCTCCATTAG
- a CDS encoding tyrosine-type recombinase/integrase translates to MVVNPTQARELLAAVTYVGRARGAMLAGMFACMYFAGLRPAEAAGLREKDCHLPETGWGLLTLEETRPESGRRFSDSGETHDVRGLKQRRRKAIRDVPIPLELVKILRAHIEEHGAAADGRLFRTATGGVFSTTAYAKVWKEARMYALTPDQVASSLAGRPYDLRHAAVSLWLNSGVPAPDVAERAGHSVDVLLRVYAKCIDGQREIANQRIADALTT, encoded by the coding sequence GTGGTGGTCAATCCGACGCAGGCTCGGGAGCTCCTGGCGGCGGTCACCTATGTGGGCCGGGCCCGCGGAGCGATGCTGGCTGGGATGTTTGCCTGCATGTACTTCGCCGGCCTGCGGCCTGCTGAGGCGGCGGGGCTCCGCGAGAAGGACTGTCACCTACCCGAAACCGGGTGGGGCCTGCTGACCTTGGAGGAGACTCGTCCGGAAAGTGGGCGGCGGTTCTCCGACTCAGGCGAGACGCATGATGTTCGTGGGCTCAAGCAGCGTCGACGCAAGGCCATACGCGATGTGCCGATCCCGCTTGAGCTGGTGAAGATCCTCCGCGCGCACATCGAGGAGCATGGCGCCGCGGCTGACGGGCGGCTGTTTCGCACTGCGACCGGCGGCGTCTTCTCCACGACGGCCTACGCCAAGGTATGGAAGGAAGCGCGGATGTACGCGCTGACACCTGATCAAGTCGCGTCATCCTTGGCAGGCAGGCCGTACGACCTGCGGCATGCGGCGGTCTCGCTCTGGCTCAACTCCGGGGTTCCGGCTCCGGACGTCGCTGAGCGGGCAGGGCACAGTGTGGACGTGCTGCTTCGGGTGTACGCCAAGTGCATCGATGGGCAGCGAGAGATCGCCAACCAGCGGATAGCGGACGCGCTGACGACCTGA
- a CDS encoding RNA polymerase sigma factor, with product MRVDAAEIDDAELIRRSGDDPEQFAVLFDRYGRQIHRYVARRLGAQVADDIVGETFLAAFRRRGAFDTSFPQARPWLYGIATTLIARHRRQEERLLRALHRTGIDPLPEAMADVVERRVAAQDRKRELAGALASLSRGDRDVLLLVAWEDMSYEEVARALDIPLGTVRSRLHRARKKARSVLEGEEF from the coding sequence TTGAGGGTTGATGCGGCCGAGATCGATGATGCTGAGCTGATCAGGCGGTCTGGTGATGATCCTGAGCAGTTCGCGGTGTTGTTCGACCGGTATGGGCGGCAGATTCATCGGTATGTGGCGCGCCGGCTTGGTGCGCAGGTCGCCGATGACATCGTGGGCGAGACGTTTCTGGCCGCGTTCCGGCGGCGTGGGGCGTTCGATACGTCGTTTCCGCAGGCCAGGCCGTGGCTGTACGGGATCGCTACCACGCTGATCGCCAGGCATCGGCGGCAGGAGGAGCGGTTGCTGCGGGCGCTGCACCGGACAGGGATCGATCCGTTGCCTGAGGCCATGGCGGACGTCGTGGAGCGGCGGGTGGCGGCGCAGGACAGGAAGCGTGAGCTGGCGGGGGCGCTGGCGTCGCTGTCGCGTGGTGACCGGGACGTGCTGTTGCTGGTCGCGTGGGAGGACATGTCGTACGAGGAGGTGGCGCGGGCGTTGGACATTCCCCTGGGAACCGTGCGGTCGCGGCTGCATCGGGCGCGGAAGAAGGCCAGGAGCGTGCTGGAAGGGGAGGAGTTCTGA
- a CDS encoding ABC transporter permease subunit, which translates to MPTLALKTLRESRRAIIGWTIGICAFAGMYTSFYPQMAANPDLYSKIAMAKYPDSVRKLLGGLENFTTGVGFLQAVIYQLFVPLIFIMCAIVLGNKAIAAPEESKTLELTLTLPIDRKRLVLERFAGLAVSLLAIAVASLIVIMVLGGVVDLDVSFGRVLAAHTGLFLLVLFFGTLALTVGAATGRKALAMAVAGVYAVGGYLAQTLAADVEVMKWLSHLSPFHYYTQGNPLVNGLPVGDYLIILAAVAVLLLTAVLSFDRRDVGV; encoded by the coding sequence GTGCCCACGTTGGCGCTTAAGACGCTGCGCGAGTCGCGGCGTGCGATCATCGGCTGGACGATCGGCATCTGCGCGTTCGCCGGGATGTACACCTCGTTCTATCCGCAGATGGCGGCGAACCCGGATCTCTACAGCAAGATCGCGATGGCGAAATATCCGGACAGTGTGAGAAAGCTCCTGGGCGGCCTGGAAAACTTCACCACCGGCGTCGGGTTCCTCCAGGCGGTCATCTACCAGCTCTTCGTCCCGCTGATCTTCATCATGTGCGCGATCGTCCTCGGCAACAAGGCCATCGCCGCGCCGGAGGAGTCCAAGACGCTGGAGCTGACCCTCACCCTCCCGATCGACCGCAAGCGGCTGGTGCTGGAGCGGTTCGCCGGCCTGGCCGTCTCCCTGCTGGCCATCGCCGTCGCCTCGCTCATCGTGATCATGGTTCTCGGGGGCGTGGTGGACCTCGACGTCTCCTTCGGGCGCGTGCTCGCCGCGCACACCGGCCTTTTCCTGCTGGTTCTCTTCTTCGGTACACTCGCGCTGACCGTCGGGGCGGCCACCGGGCGCAAGGCCCTGGCGATGGCGGTCGCGGGGGTGTACGCGGTCGGCGGCTACCTGGCGCAGACGCTCGCGGCGGACGTCGAGGTGATGAAGTGGCTCAGCCACCTGTCGCCGTTCCACTACTACACCCAGGGGAATCCGCTGGTCAACGGCCTTCCGGTGGGCGACTACCTGATCATCCTCGCCGCGGTCGCCGTGCTGCTCCTGACCGCCGTCCTCTCGTTCGACCGGCGTGACGTAGGGGTGTGA
- a CDS encoding ABC transporter ATP-binding protein gives MTAVVETEGLTKFYGKRRGLEDLTFEIRPGEVFGYLGPNGAGKTTTIRLLLDVIRPTRGTVRVLGADPRLPAVRGRIGYLPGELALEGREKAREYLRFLADVRGGVAAGRIEGLAERLEADLSVPMGKLSKGNKQKVGLIQAFMHDPEFLILDEPTSGLDPLVQQEFLAMVREVRADGRTVLMSSHVLAEVEHVSDRVGIVRGGRLVAVEDVGALREKAVRRVEFHFDAPVPEEAFRDLPGVRDLKVEGASVVCTIDGRPDALVKAAARFTVVHMVSAEPDLEEIFLTYYSEDVHRAHVGA, from the coding sequence ATGACAGCAGTGGTGGAAACCGAAGGACTGACCAAGTTCTACGGGAAACGCCGGGGGCTTGAGGACCTGACCTTCGAGATCCGTCCCGGCGAGGTGTTCGGGTATCTCGGGCCGAACGGGGCGGGGAAGACGACCACGATCAGGTTGCTCCTGGACGTGATCCGGCCGACCCGGGGTACCGTGCGCGTGCTGGGGGCCGACCCCCGCCTCCCGGCGGTCCGCGGCAGGATCGGGTACCTTCCCGGAGAGCTGGCCCTGGAGGGCCGGGAGAAGGCCCGTGAGTACCTGCGGTTCCTCGCGGACGTCCGGGGCGGGGTGGCCGCGGGGCGGATCGAGGGGCTGGCCGAGCGGCTGGAGGCCGATCTGTCGGTGCCGATGGGGAAGCTCTCCAAGGGCAACAAGCAGAAGGTCGGCCTGATCCAGGCGTTCATGCACGACCCGGAGTTCTTGATCCTGGACGAGCCCACGAGCGGCCTGGACCCGCTGGTCCAGCAGGAGTTCCTGGCCATGGTGCGCGAGGTCCGCGCGGACGGCAGGACGGTGCTGATGTCGTCGCACGTGCTGGCGGAGGTCGAGCACGTCTCCGACCGGGTCGGCATCGTCAGGGGTGGCCGGCTGGTGGCCGTGGAGGACGTCGGCGCGCTGCGCGAGAAGGCGGTGCGGCGGGTGGAGTTCCACTTCGATGCGCCTGTCCCGGAGGAGGCGTTCCGCGACCTGCCGGGGGTGCGCGACCTGAAGGTCGAGGGCGCGAGCGTGGTGTGCACGATCGACGGCCGGCCCGACGCGCTCGTCAAGGCGGCGGCGAGGTTCACCGTCGTCCACATGGTCTCGGCCGAGCCGGACCTCGAAGAGATCTTCCTCACCTACTACAGCGAGGACGTGCACCGTGCCCACGTTGGCGCTTAA
- a CDS encoding Gfo/Idh/MocA family protein: MRIGTLGAARITPTALVRPARSIPGVDIVAVAARDRSRAERFAAKHRIPVVHRSYEALLSDPSIDAIYNPLPNALHAEWTLRAIDAGKHVLCEKPFASNADEATSVAEATRRSGLVVMEAFHYRYHPLMERALEIVHTELGEVRHVETWMCFPLPRFSDIRYSLELSGGALMDAGCYAVHCLRTLGPGEPSVVSAAALLRSPGVDRAMAADLRFPSGATGRVHASMWSGGHPLKIAARVEGEHGTLRITNYVAPQYWHRLTVTVDGERRRERVSGEASYTHQLRAFRTAVHDGTPTLTPPEDALANMAVIDAIYRKAGLPLRGEL; this comes from the coding sequence ATGCGCATCGGGACTCTCGGGGCGGCCCGGATCACCCCCACGGCACTCGTCAGGCCCGCCCGCTCCATCCCCGGCGTCGACATCGTGGCCGTCGCCGCGCGCGACCGCTCCCGGGCGGAGCGCTTCGCGGCAAAGCACCGCATCCCCGTCGTCCACCGGTCGTACGAGGCGCTCCTCTCCGACCCGTCCATCGACGCGATCTACAACCCGCTGCCCAACGCGCTGCACGCCGAGTGGACGCTGCGCGCGATCGACGCGGGCAAGCACGTCCTGTGCGAGAAGCCCTTCGCTTCGAACGCCGACGAGGCCACGTCCGTCGCGGAGGCCACGCGGCGCTCCGGCCTGGTCGTCATGGAGGCGTTCCACTACCGCTACCACCCGCTGATGGAACGCGCACTGGAGATCGTCCACACCGAACTCGGCGAGGTCCGGCACGTCGAGACCTGGATGTGCTTCCCGCTCCCCCGCTTCTCCGACATCCGCTACTCACTGGAACTGTCGGGCGGGGCGCTCATGGACGCGGGTTGCTACGCCGTCCACTGCCTGCGCACCCTCGGCCCCGGCGAGCCGTCCGTGGTCTCGGCCGCCGCCCTGCTGCGCTCCCCGGGCGTCGACCGCGCCATGGCCGCCGACCTGCGCTTCCCCAGCGGCGCCACCGGCCGCGTCCACGCCTCGATGTGGTCGGGCGGCCACCCACTCAAGATCGCCGCGCGCGTCGAAGGTGAGCACGGCACACTCCGCATCACCAACTACGTAGCGCCGCAGTACTGGCACCGCCTCACCGTGACCGTGGACGGCGAGCGCCGCCGCGAACGCGTCTCCGGCGAGGCGAGCTACACCCATCAACTCCGCGCCTTCAGAACCGCCGTCCACGACGGCACCCCGACCCTCACCCCACCGGAGGACGCCCTCGCCAACATGGCCGTGATCGACGCCATCTACCGCAAAGCGGGCCTGCCACTCCGCGGCGAACTCTGA
- a CDS encoding CU044_5270 family protein has product MGVGLREFRRDTPEMTAEAEGAARARLVAAMRAEREGREGGEKGALGGLERGGRGGRVGRKAGLGRGGGSSVVRLGVRVAVAAGVAVLVGAGIVLVRGGPAMVPAANVRELGERAAEAAESTPAPVAGTGKWLYIKQLQAPAAEGSHGFGRDLGKRMTWEQWTSSDGKQVAWYQPDGKLLVQGTSPGVSAAELSERPVTPEEMIKRVESALQASRVGAIVDVDHGPPTTEEEELFQAISQLMSEQSLGPEVRAALFRALPTIPGVSMTRDVADADGRKGVAFSYAGSWARSDLILDATDYRFLGTYGVTLKDQTFEYADVGKVFVKAGTPLNWTAQLETQVVDRAGLKP; this is encoded by the coding sequence ATGGGGGTCGGTCTCAGGGAGTTCCGTCGGGACACGCCGGAGATGACGGCGGAGGCCGAAGGGGCGGCTCGGGCGCGGCTGGTGGCGGCCATGCGGGCTGAGCGCGAAGGTCGTGAAGGCGGGGAGAAGGGAGCTCTCGGAGGGCTGGAGCGGGGCGGTCGCGGGGGCCGGGTGGGTAGGAAGGCTGGGCTTGGTCGGGGCGGTGGGTCTTCCGTGGTTCGCTTGGGGGTGCGGGTGGCGGTCGCGGCGGGGGTGGCGGTGCTGGTCGGTGCCGGGATCGTTCTGGTGCGGGGCGGGCCTGCCATGGTGCCGGCGGCGAATGTACGGGAGCTCGGGGAGCGGGCTGCCGAGGCGGCGGAGAGTACGCCCGCACCGGTCGCGGGTACCGGCAAGTGGCTTTACATCAAGCAGCTACAGGCGCCTGCGGCGGAGGGGAGCCACGGGTTCGGCAGGGATCTCGGGAAGCGCATGACGTGGGAGCAGTGGACCAGTTCGGACGGGAAGCAGGTGGCCTGGTATCAGCCGGACGGCAAGCTGCTCGTGCAGGGAACCTCTCCTGGGGTCAGCGCGGCCGAGTTGTCCGAGCGGCCGGTCACTCCCGAGGAGATGATCAAGCGCGTCGAAAGCGCGTTGCAGGCGAGCCGCGTCGGCGCCATTGTCGACGTCGATCACGGGCCTCCCACGACGGAAGAGGAGGAGTTGTTTCAGGCGATCTCCCAGCTGATGAGTGAGCAGTCACTCGGACCTGAGGTCCGGGCCGCGCTTTTCCGGGCGCTGCCCACCATCCCGGGCGTTTCGATGACGCGGGACGTGGCCGACGCCGATGGCAGAAAGGGGGTGGCGTTCAGTTATGCGGGATCGTGGGCTAGGTCCGATCTCATCCTGGACGCCACGGACTACCGCTTTCTGGGCACTTACGGGGTCACTCTCAAGGACCAGACCTTCGAGTACGCCGACGTCGGCAAGGTCTTCGTCAAAGCAGGCACTCCGCTCAACTGGACGGCCCAACTTGAGACTCAGGTCGTGGATCGGGCCGGCCTGAAGCCCTGA
- a CDS encoding PucR family transcriptional regulator, giving the protein MSEATGVPADLLGGYLPVLSSAAATGRLPGRDAVDVLRALGAEAAERGVPMRALAEACLLAAELDAGPAGSPVLAAARRSLAAYFDGYEEAQLRAIRSEDEARRAFIDDLLQGRADRLAERAEHFGLRLAEGYVVAVAKDAEPVGEDHPLVRRIEEALIARFGSHNILIAARDGLLVCVAPATLTAATGEFTHHVRGGLGPGWRVGVGRPHRGPGGVVTSFREASEAIALGERLGLRPQVLKAADLLVFPVLLRDRAAMEDLVATVLGPLLAARGGPEPLLETLEAVFGAQGNQTAAARRLGISTRAVTYRLERVRRLTGFSPDDPTQRFTLETAVLGARLIGWPPPARPGGEP; this is encoded by the coding sequence GTGAGCGAGGCCACGGGGGTGCCCGCCGACCTGCTCGGCGGGTATCTGCCCGTCCTCTCCTCCGCCGCGGCGACCGGGCGCCTGCCCGGCCGGGACGCCGTGGACGTGCTGCGCGCCCTCGGGGCCGAGGCCGCCGAGCGGGGCGTCCCCATGCGCGCGCTCGCCGAGGCGTGCCTGCTGGCCGCCGAGCTGGACGCGGGCCCCGCCGGGTCCCCGGTGCTGGCCGCGGCGCGGCGCTCACTCGCCGCCTACTTCGACGGGTACGAGGAGGCGCAGCTCAGGGCCATCCGCAGCGAGGACGAGGCCCGGCGCGCCTTCATCGACGACCTGCTGCAGGGACGGGCGGACCGCCTGGCCGAGCGTGCCGAGCACTTCGGCCTGCGGCTGGCCGAGGGGTACGTCGTCGCCGTCGCCAAGGACGCCGAGCCCGTCGGCGAGGACCACCCCCTGGTCCGGCGGATCGAGGAGGCGCTCATCGCCCGATTCGGCTCGCACAACATCCTGATCGCGGCCCGCGACGGCCTGCTCGTGTGCGTCGCCCCGGCCACGCTCACCGCCGCGACCGGCGAGTTCACCCACCACGTGCGGGGCGGCCTCGGACCGGGCTGGCGGGTGGGCGTCGGACGCCCGCACCGCGGCCCCGGCGGGGTGGTGACCTCCTTCAGGGAGGCGAGCGAAGCGATCGCGCTGGGGGAGCGGCTCGGCCTGCGCCCGCAGGTGCTGAAGGCCGCCGACCTGCTCGTCTTCCCGGTCCTGTTACGCGACAGGGCCGCGATGGAGGATCTCGTGGCCACGGTGCTCGGCCCGCTGCTGGCGGCGCGCGGCGGTCCCGAGCCGCTGCTGGAGACCCTGGAGGCGGTGTTCGGCGCGCAGGGCAACCAGACCGCCGCCGCCCGCAGGCTCGGCATCAGCACGCGGGCGGTCACCTACCGCCTGGAACGCGTCCGCCGCCTCACCGGTTTCTCTCCCGACGATCCGACGCAGCGCTTCACCTTGGAGACGGCCGTCCTCGGCGCCCGCCTGATCGGCTGGCCTCCGCCCGCGCGGCCGGGTGGCGAGCCGTGA
- a CDS encoding RNA polymerase sigma factor, whose translation MGADPPGRFIEIYEHAYRPILGYALRRCEDPDDAADVVAETFAIAWRRVEEIPEGDEARLWLFGVARRVLANHRRGEWRHERRTAALREQLSASPLFAQRSQEDVSDIGRVFAGLSDGDRELLALVAWEHLDTAQIARTLGISRNAVRVRLYRARRRFARGLAEAGIDHPRTVEFQGSAL comes from the coding sequence ATGGGAGCCGATCCCCCCGGACGGTTCATAGAGATCTATGAACATGCCTACCGTCCGATACTCGGGTACGCCTTGCGTCGCTGTGAGGACCCCGATGACGCGGCCGACGTGGTGGCCGAGACGTTCGCGATCGCCTGGCGGCGGGTTGAGGAGATACCTGAAGGGGACGAGGCCAGGCTTTGGCTGTTCGGGGTGGCTCGGAGGGTGCTGGCCAATCATCGGCGCGGGGAGTGGCGTCATGAGCGGCGGACGGCGGCGCTGCGGGAGCAGCTTTCGGCTTCACCACTGTTCGCGCAGCGTTCGCAGGAGGACGTGTCCGACATAGGACGGGTCTTCGCCGGCTTGTCGGACGGTGACCGGGAGCTTCTGGCGCTGGTCGCGTGGGAGCACCTGGACACCGCTCAGATCGCGCGGACGCTCGGCATCTCGCGCAACGCCGTCCGTGTCCGGCTCTACCGCGCGCGCAGGCGGTTCGCGCGGGGCCTGGCCGAGGCCGGAATCGACCATCCACGCACCGTCGAGTTCCAAGGGAGCGCACTGTGA
- a CDS encoding cobalamin biosynthesis protein, whose protein sequence is MRERGVGLALGMVLDTVFADPRSSVHPVALFGRAASLLESRLHGRTRVRGVAYVAVCAGSAAALGVAVERLTRRSPLARTGVTAVATWAVLGGTSLAREGVFMAAALERGDVAAARGRLSHLCGRDPSRLSEGELARATVESIAENTSDAVVAPLVWGAVAGVPGLLAYRAVNTMDAMVGHRSERYEVFGWAAARLDDVANYLPARLTGVLASLSAPLVGGSPRTAAAMLLRDGHRHPSPNSGRCEAAFAGALGVRLGGSNDYGGRIEHRPHLGDGPPPSVPDISRSVRLARAVNLTSAALAATAVLAVHRYLRRAGGRASAR, encoded by the coding sequence CTGCGGGAGCGGGGCGTCGGGCTGGCGCTGGGCATGGTCTTGGACACGGTGTTCGCCGATCCCCGGAGTTCCGTGCATCCGGTGGCGCTGTTCGGGCGGGCCGCGTCTCTGCTGGAGAGTCGTCTCCATGGGCGGACACGGGTGCGGGGCGTGGCATACGTCGCCGTCTGCGCGGGGTCGGCGGCGGCCTTGGGCGTGGCGGTCGAGCGGCTGACCCGGCGCAGTCCGCTCGCGCGCACGGGCGTCACGGCCGTCGCGACCTGGGCCGTGCTCGGTGGGACGAGTTTGGCACGGGAGGGCGTGTTCATGGCCGCCGCGCTGGAACGGGGTGACGTGGCGGCGGCGCGCGGGCGGCTGTCGCACCTGTGCGGCCGCGATCCGTCCCGGCTGTCGGAGGGGGAGCTGGCGCGGGCGACCGTCGAGTCGATCGCGGAGAACACCTCGGACGCCGTGGTGGCGCCGCTGGTCTGGGGCGCGGTGGCCGGGGTGCCGGGGCTGCTGGCGTACCGGGCGGTCAACACGATGGACGCGATGGTCGGGCACCGTTCGGAGCGGTACGAGGTGTTCGGCTGGGCCGCCGCGCGGCTGGACGACGTGGCGAACTACCTGCCGGCGCGGCTCACCGGGGTTCTGGCGAGCTTGTCGGCCCCACTGGTCGGCGGGTCGCCGCGGACGGCTGCGGCCATGCTGCTCAGGGACGGCCACCGGCATCCGTCCCCGAATTCCGGACGGTGCGAGGCGGCCTTCGCGGGGGCGCTCGGCGTGCGGCTCGGGGGGAGTAACGACTATGGCGGGCGGATCGAGCACCGGCCGCACCTTGGAGACGGCCCTCCGCCTTCCGTTCCCGACATTTCACGATCCGTACGCTTGGCCCGCGCCGTGAACCTGACCTCCGCCGCCCTCGCCGCGACCGCGGTCCTGGCCGTCCACCGATACCTCAGAAGGGCAGGCGGGAGGGCCTCCGCCCGGTGA
- a CDS encoding GntR family transcriptional regulator, which translates to MFTQPRWRQVHAIMREHILAGQYKPGERIPSLIAIIEEFGIANATAQKVMRALRADGLIHTEPGMGSFVTDSDERELPKPE; encoded by the coding sequence GTGTTCACGCAGCCCAGGTGGCGCCAGGTCCACGCGATCATGCGCGAACACATCCTCGCCGGCCAGTACAAGCCAGGCGAGCGCATCCCCTCCCTCATCGCCATCATCGAAGAGTTCGGCATCGCCAACGCCACCGCCCAGAAGGTCATGCGCGCCCTACGAGCAGACGGCCTCATCCACACCGAACCCGGCATGGGCTCCTTCGTCACCGACTCAGACGAGCGCGAGCTCCCCAAGCCCGAGTAG
- a CDS encoding cobyric acid synthase, whose amino-acid sequence MLLVAGTTSDAGKSVVTAGICRWLARRGVRVAPFKAQNMSLNSYVTADGAEIGRAQAAQARAAGVEPVADMNPVLLKPGSDRRSQVVVLGKPVAEVDAMEYGAHKDRLRAVALESLERLRASYDVVVCEGAGSPAEINLRRGDIANMGLARAAGMPVVVVGDIDRGGVFAALYGTLALMDAGDQALVSGFLINKFRGARELLDPGLDMLTGLTGRPVYGVLPWLDGMWMDLEDSLALDARRGAVPASAGARESLRVAVVRYPRISNFTDVDALAAEPGVVVRFARSPAEILDADLVVLPGSRATVSDLAWLRDTGLAEALLDRKGPILGICGGYQMLARTIRDDVESGAGLVDGLGLLPADVDFAREKTLARPVGTAYGERVAAYEIHHGIVTADAGAEPFLDGCRAGAVWGTTWHGALESDGFRRAFLADVAAVAGRDFVPAPDVSFAALRERHLDALGDMIEQHVDTEALLSLIQDGAPRGLPVLAPGA is encoded by the coding sequence ATGTTGCTGGTGGCGGGGACTACGTCGGATGCGGGGAAGAGTGTGGTCACGGCTGGTATATGCCGATGGCTTGCTCGGCGCGGGGTGCGCGTGGCGCCGTTCAAGGCGCAGAACATGTCGCTTAATTCGTATGTGACGGCTGACGGTGCGGAGATCGGGCGGGCGCAGGCGGCGCAGGCGCGGGCGGCGGGGGTGGAGCCTGTCGCGGATATGAATCCGGTTCTGCTGAAGCCGGGCAGCGATCGGCGGAGCCAGGTCGTCGTGCTCGGCAAGCCGGTCGCCGAGGTGGACGCCATGGAGTACGGCGCGCACAAGGACCGGCTCAGAGCGGTGGCGCTGGAGTCGCTGGAGCGGCTGCGGGCGTCCTATGACGTGGTGGTGTGCGAGGGGGCGGGCAGCCCTGCGGAGATCAACCTGCGCCGGGGGGACATCGCGAACATGGGTCTGGCGCGGGCGGCGGGGATGCCGGTGGTCGTGGTGGGGGACATCGATCGTGGCGGTGTCTTCGCGGCCCTGTACGGCACGCTGGCGCTGATGGACGCGGGGGACCAGGCGCTGGTCAGCGGGTTTCTGATCAACAAGTTCCGGGGGGCGCGCGAGTTGCTCGATCCAGGGCTGGACATGCTGACCGGGCTGACCGGACGGCCGGTGTACGGCGTGCTGCCGTGGCTGGACGGGATGTGGATGGACCTGGAGGACTCGCTGGCGCTCGACGCCCGCCGGGGGGCCGTCCCGGCGAGCGCGGGGGCCCGGGAGAGCCTGCGGGTGGCGGTGGTGCGCTATCCGAGGATCAGCAACTTCACCGACGTGGACGCTCTCGCCGCCGAGCCGGGGGTGGTGGTCCGCTTCGCCAGGTCTCCCGCCGAGATCCTGGACGCCGATCTGGTCGTCCTGCCGGGATCGCGGGCCACCGTTTCCGACCTGGCGTGGCTGCGCGATACGGGTCTGGCCGAGGCGCTGCTGGATAGGAAAGGCCCGATTCTTGGTATCTGTGGCGGCTATCAGATGCTCGCCCGCACGATCCGTGACGACGTCGAGTCCGGGGCGGGGCTCGTGGACGGGCTCGGGCTGCTGCCGGCGGACGTCGACTTCGCCCGGGAGAAGACGCTCGCGCGACCGGTCGGCACGGCGTACGGTGAGCGCGTGGCGGCGTACGAGATCCATCACGGGATCGTGACCGCCGACGCCGGGGCCGAGCCGTTCCTGGACGGCTGCCGCGCGGGCGCCGTCTGGGGGACGACCTGGCACGGCGCGCTGGAGAGCGACGGCTTCCGCCGCGCCTTCCTGGCCGACGTGGCGGCGGTCGCGGGCCGCGACTTCGTCCCCGCGCCCGACGTCTCCTTCGCGGCCCTGCGCGAACGGCACCTCGACGCCCTCGGCGACATGATCGAGCAGCACGTCGACACCGAGGCGCTGCTGTCGCTGATACAGGACGGCGCCCCCAGGGGCCTTCCCGTCCTCGCCCCCGGCGCCTGA
- a CDS encoding thiol-disulfide oxidoreductase DCC family protein, giving the protein MLVYDGDCGFCQRCVEFGHAHLRMPQVRRFQELDLAEHGLTLQQVTESVQLLGPDGLRASGARAVAVLLAVQPGLGWRLLGRLMLVPPVSWAAEAVYQVIARNRHRLPGSTGACAIPQR; this is encoded by the coding sequence GTGCTCGTCTACGACGGAGACTGCGGGTTCTGCCAGCGTTGCGTGGAATTCGGCCACGCGCACCTCCGGATGCCGCAGGTGCGGCGCTTCCAGGAGCTGGATCTCGCCGAGCACGGCCTCACGCTTCAGCAGGTCACCGAGTCGGTGCAGCTTCTTGGGCCGGACGGGCTGCGGGCGTCGGGGGCGCGTGCCGTGGCCGTGCTGCTGGCCGTGCAGCCGGGGCTCGGCTGGCGGCTGCTCGGACGGCTGATGCTGGTGCCGCCCGTGAGCTGGGCCGCCGAGGCGGTCTACCAGGTGATCGCCCGCAACCGTCACCGTCTGCCCGGCAGCACGGGCGCCTGCGCGATCCCCCAGCGCTGA